The Triticum aestivum cultivar Chinese Spring chromosome 3A, IWGSC CS RefSeq v2.1, whole genome shotgun sequence genome includes a region encoding these proteins:
- the LOC123061002 gene encoding pentatricopeptide repeat-containing protein At5g56310, whose product MPPLPLALHRAFSLLNRLDSPRHLLQAHAFLLPRGGHHNARLLSALLLASLRLPLCPHALALLHRTHPSVSLNAASRIPHLRGTLGPQLHSIVVRAGLASDAHVSASLIQAYFSCACAASARSVFDETVHKDIFCWNVTISGYVKSGNLVCARELFDAMPQRNVVSWTTLIGAYAQMKRPAEAVEVFRRMQVEGIEPDGIAMLSVLSACGDLGAVDLGEWVHRFVVKRGLCWHIRLMNAIIDMYLKCGCVAKAVEVFEGMGQKSIVTWTTLIAGFALHGLGLEAVDMFRRMERENVAPNDITFLAILSACSHIGLTDLGRWYFQIMVSRYRIKPRVEHYGCMVDLLGRAGCLMEAQDLVKDMPFKANAAIWGALLAAARTHGDAELGEQALLHLIELEPHNSGNYILLSNIYAEQERWDEVSKLRKAMRDGGLRNVPGASSIEVDGVVHEFTSRDGSHPCLHKIRKVLCEITADMKSIGYVATLPEAPHDIEEG is encoded by the coding sequence ATGCCGCCGCTGCCCCTAGCGCTCCACCGCGCGTTTTCCCTCCTCAACCGTCTCGActccccgcgccacctcctgcAGGCCCACGCCTTCCTCCTCCCCCGCGGCGGCCACCACAACGCGCGACTCCTCTCGGCGCTCCTCCTCGCCTCTCTCCGCCTTCCCCTCTGCCCCCACGCCCTCGCGCTCCTCCACCGAACACACCCCTCCGTATCCCTCAACGCTGCCTCCCGGATTCCCCACCTGCGTGGCACTCTCGGCCCGCAGCTCCACTCCATTGTCGTCCGTGCCGGGCTCGCCTCCGACGCGCACGTCTCGGCCAGCCTCATCCAGGCCTACTTTTCCTGTGCCTGCGCAGCCTCCGCACGCAGTGTGTTCGATGAAACGGTCCACAAGGACATCTTTTGCTGGAACGTTACCATCTCGGGGTATGTCAAGTCCGGGAACCTGGTCTGTGCGCGTGAGCTGTTCGATGCTATGCCACAGAGGAACGTCGTGTCGTGGACGACCTTGATCGGAGCATATGCACAGATGAAACGGCCAGCAGAGGCGGTCGAGGTGTTCCGGAGGATGCAGGTGGAGGGCATCGAGCCTGATGGGATAGCAATGCTGTCCGTGCTGTCGGCTTGTGGGGATCTCGGAGCTGTTGATTTGGGGGAATGGGTGCACAGGTTCGTGGTGAAGCGGGGGTTATGCTGGCATATACGGCTGATGAACGCCATAATTGACATGTACCTCAAATGCGGGTGTGTTGCCAAGGCGGTGGAGGTGTTTGAGGGTATGGGGCAGAAGAGCATTGTGACTTGGACGACGTTGATCGCTGGATTTGCTTTGCATGGCCTTGGTTTGGAAGCTGTTGATATGTTCCGCCGGATGGAAAGGGAGAATGTGGCACCAAATGACATTACTTTTCTTGCCATCCTGTCAGCGTGTAGCCACATTGGACTGACTGATTTGGGCCGCTGGTATTTCCAAatcatggtatcgcggtacaggaTTAAGCCACGAGTTGAACATTATGGATGCATGGTCGATTTACTTGGCCGTGCTGGTTGTTTGATGGAAGCTCAAGACTTAGTTAAGGACATGCCTTTCAAGGCAAATGCAGCAATATGGGGAGCTCTTCTTGCTGCTGCTCGGACTCATGGTGATGCTGAGCTTGGGGAACAAGCCCTGTTACATCTAATTGAGCTTGAGCCTCACAACAGTGGGAACTATATTCTCCTGTCAAACATTTATGCAGAGCAGGAGAGGTGGGATGAAGTTAGCAAACTTCGGAAGGCAATGAGAGACGGGGGCTTAAGAAATGTACCAGGGGCAAGTTCTATTGAAGTTGATGGTGTGGTTCATGAGTTCACTTCCAGAGATGGGTCTCATCCTTGCTTACATAAGATACGTAAAGTATTGTGTGAGATCACCGCTGACATGAAATCCATTGGTTATGTCGCCACGCTCCCTGAAGCACCGCATGATATTGAAGAAGGGTAA